From the Oleiharenicola lentus genome, one window contains:
- a CDS encoding M16 family metallopeptidase gives MKSPLLRTLLLLCLLTGSILAAVDPRAGRWAHEGTAHKPDERVVWGRLDNGLRYALLPHRGVPGQVSMKLVVLAGSVDEREDELGIAHFTEHMAFHGSAEMNELQMLAFFRRLGAEYGSDINAFTTFDNTIYSLDFRENEPRFLADGLRFFRGVAGSITFESAVIDRERRVIFAEKRNRGGLSEQQVDATMPVIFRGVNFAEHSPIGTDETLRSLRREQFLDFYQRCYRPDLMTVVVAGDFDPVALEGVIREKFASLVKPATPIPARPPGKPELRALRAGVFRVSGIGSAETLAASAGPLPAKMDPREAVLHQWRNSVALELFARRLGHQVPGAGNPQASYETIMGFESVVASVQVPGDAWSQGLLGVDQAVRDVVKRGFTAAEVNELRTRYLEYTQHQISLLPVMEPAELCSDLADSIAEGAVFFGPATELAWTSEWLAGLKPDELNRAFRSLWNLDAMAFHVGGDVDIELKPAEVLKTVQKHRRGELSYLLPPAPKDEPFVLKKPGPASTIAETRSVPELGVELLRLSNNVRLNFIPTKHEPGLVQAIVRVGDGLLTMPGKQPALKEFGLNTLMGSGTIYYQTDQLAQIIDRKLLNFSFDLADNDAFAFRGLMATAQVETFLGIVTEIIRSPKFNPYAHQEQRALAAIGRISSIMGFQEGLRQMNDHLFQGDARFMSGTFKDFASLGAADVQRWMEPPLTTGYVEVTVVGDVSRDALLQSLGRTLGTLGPRAAAKDRSLAPQPVKVSAPAGVKRFEFIGELNLGLVQGNWPVTGRITSRDNAALQVLSKLLEFRIREQVRDGYGFSYGPSASFNPFGGFENFGLMEATVDCTPADVQQVAQVVEATAARLAAGATAEEFAGGVGIVRSQLRRGFKDNGFLLSLFKRAQEKPGRVDEILALHNGLVEQLTLEEVNAWAARVLPAANARTAIVVPKPFVGVFEGTKM, from the coding sequence ATGAAGTCACCGTTGTTGCGAACGCTGCTCCTGCTCTGCCTGCTGACCGGTTCGATCCTTGCCGCGGTTGACCCGCGCGCCGGACGCTGGGCCCACGAGGGCACGGCGCACAAGCCCGATGAGCGCGTCGTCTGGGGCCGGCTCGACAACGGCCTGCGCTACGCCCTCCTCCCGCACCGCGGCGTGCCCGGCCAGGTGTCGATGAAACTGGTGGTGCTGGCCGGGTCGGTGGACGAGCGGGAGGATGAGCTCGGCATCGCCCACTTCACCGAGCACATGGCCTTTCACGGCAGCGCCGAGATGAACGAGCTGCAGATGCTGGCGTTCTTCCGGCGGCTGGGCGCGGAATATGGCTCCGACATCAACGCCTTCACGACCTTCGACAACACGATCTACAGCCTCGATTTTCGGGAAAACGAACCGCGCTTCCTCGCCGACGGGCTGCGGTTCTTCCGCGGCGTGGCCGGCAGCATCACCTTCGAGTCCGCCGTCATCGACCGGGAGCGCCGGGTGATCTTCGCCGAGAAGCGCAACCGCGGCGGTCTCTCGGAACAGCAGGTGGACGCCACCATGCCGGTGATCTTCCGCGGGGTGAACTTCGCGGAACACTCCCCCATCGGCACCGACGAGACCCTGCGGAGCCTCCGCCGCGAGCAGTTCCTCGATTTTTATCAGCGCTGCTACCGGCCCGACCTGATGACCGTGGTGGTCGCGGGCGACTTTGACCCGGTGGCGCTCGAGGGCGTCATCCGGGAAAAATTCGCCTCGTTGGTTAAACCCGCGACGCCGATTCCGGCGCGTCCGCCGGGCAAGCCCGAGCTTCGGGCGTTGCGCGCCGGGGTGTTCCGGGTCTCGGGCATCGGCTCGGCGGAAACCCTGGCCGCGAGCGCCGGCCCGCTTCCGGCGAAAATGGATCCACGCGAGGCCGTGCTCCACCAATGGCGCAACTCGGTCGCGCTCGAGCTGTTCGCCCGGCGCCTGGGCCACCAGGTTCCCGGCGCGGGCAATCCGCAGGCGTCCTACGAAACCATCATGGGCTTCGAATCGGTCGTCGCCTCGGTGCAGGTGCCCGGCGACGCCTGGTCGCAGGGCCTGCTCGGCGTGGACCAGGCGGTGCGCGATGTCGTGAAACGCGGCTTCACCGCCGCCGAGGTCAACGAGCTGCGCACGCGCTACCTGGAATACACCCAGCACCAAATCTCCCTGCTGCCGGTGATGGAGCCGGCGGAGCTTTGCTCCGACCTCGCCGACTCGATCGCGGAGGGCGCGGTGTTCTTCGGGCCCGCCACTGAACTTGCCTGGACCAGCGAGTGGCTGGCCGGTCTCAAGCCCGACGAGCTGAACCGCGCCTTCCGCTCGCTCTGGAACCTCGACGCCATGGCCTTTCACGTCGGTGGCGACGTGGACATCGAGCTGAAACCCGCCGAGGTGCTTAAAACCGTGCAGAAACACCGGCGCGGCGAGTTGTCCTACCTCCTGCCGCCCGCCCCGAAGGACGAACCCTTTGTGCTGAAGAAACCGGGTCCGGCGTCCACCATCGCCGAGACCCGCAGCGTCCCGGAACTCGGCGTCGAGCTGCTGCGGCTTTCGAACAACGTTCGCCTGAACTTCATTCCCACCAAACACGAACCCGGCCTCGTGCAGGCCATCGTGCGCGTGGGCGACGGCCTGCTCACGATGCCCGGCAAGCAGCCGGCGCTGAAGGAATTCGGCCTCAACACGCTCATGGGCAGCGGCACGATCTACTACCAGACCGACCAGCTGGCGCAGATCATCGACCGCAAGCTGCTGAACTTCAGCTTCGACCTCGCCGACAACGACGCCTTCGCCTTCCGCGGCCTCATGGCCACCGCCCAGGTCGAGACCTTCCTCGGCATCGTCACCGAGATCATCCGCAGCCCGAAGTTCAACCCCTACGCCCACCAGGAGCAGCGCGCCCTCGCCGCCATCGGCCGCATCAGCTCGATCATGGGTTTCCAGGAAGGCCTGCGGCAGATGAACGACCACCTGTTCCAGGGCGACGCCCGCTTCATGTCGGGCACGTTCAAGGATTTCGCCTCGCTCGGCGCCGCCGACGTGCAGCGCTGGATGGAGCCGCCGCTGACCACCGGCTATGTCGAGGTGACCGTCGTGGGCGACGTCTCGCGCGACGCGCTGCTGCAGTCCCTCGGACGCACCCTCGGCACCCTCGGTCCGCGGGCCGCGGCCAAGGACCGGTCCCTCGCCCCGCAGCCCGTGAAGGTGTCCGCCCCCGCCGGCGTGAAGCGCTTCGAGTTCATCGGCGAGCTCAACCTCGGCCTCGTGCAGGGCAACTGGCCGGTCACCGGCCGCATCACTTCGCGCGACAATGCCGCGCTCCAGGTGCTCAGCAAGCTCCTGGAGTTCCGCATCCGCGAGCAGGTGCGCGACGGCTACGGTTTCTCCTACGGCCCGAGCGCCAGTTTCAACCCCTTCGGCGGCTTCGAGAACTTCGGCCTCATGGAAGCGACCGTGGACTGCACGCCCGCTGACGTGCAGCAGGTCGCGCAGGTGGTGGAGGCCACCGCCGCCCGGCTCGCGGCCGGCGCGACCGCCGAGGAGTTTGCCGGCGGCGTGGGCATCGTGCGCAGCCAGCTCCGCCGCGGCTTCAAGGACAACGGATTTCTTCTCAGCCTGTTCAAGCGCGCGCAGGAGAAGCCGGGCCGCGTGGACGAGATCCTCGCGCTGCACAACGGTCTCGTGGAGCAGCTGACGCTCGAGGAAGTCAACGCCTGGGCCGCCCGGGTGCTGCCGGCCGCCAACGCCCGCACCGCGATCGTCGTGCCCAAGCCCTTTGTGGGCGTGTTCGAAGGAACGAAGATGTGA
- the hisIE gene encoding bifunctional phosphoribosyl-AMP cyclohydrolase/phosphoribosyl-ATP diphosphatase HisIE, which translates to MKLPKIDWKKTNGLVPAIVQDAATLQVLMLGYMNAEALKKTLRTKKVTFFSRTKDRLWTKGESSGHFLKVVSVEVDCDNDTLLVQANPVGPTCHRGTVSCFGDGALVGGVGFLGHLEQFLDERIKGGDTSSYTVRLAKEGVGRVAQKVGEEGLETALAAVAGKQKDFAGEAADLLYHLIVLLRVKKLRLADAIAVLEKRHAPKK; encoded by the coding sequence ATGAAACTCCCGAAAATCGACTGGAAGAAGACCAACGGCCTCGTGCCCGCCATCGTGCAGGACGCCGCCACCCTGCAGGTGCTCATGCTCGGCTACATGAACGCCGAGGCGCTGAAGAAGACCCTGCGCACGAAGAAGGTCACGTTCTTCAGCCGCACCAAGGACCGCCTCTGGACGAAGGGCGAGTCGTCCGGCCACTTCCTCAAGGTCGTGAGCGTCGAGGTGGACTGCGACAACGACACGCTCCTCGTGCAGGCCAACCCCGTGGGCCCGACCTGCCACCGCGGCACCGTGAGCTGCTTCGGCGACGGCGCGCTCGTGGGCGGCGTGGGCTTCCTCGGCCACCTCGAACAGTTCCTCGACGAGCGCATCAAGGGCGGCGACACGAGCAGCTACACCGTGCGCCTCGCCAAGGAGGGCGTGGGCCGCGTCGCCCAGAAGGTCGGCGAGGAGGGCCTCGAGACCGCGCTGGCCGCCGTGGCGGGCAAGCAAAAGGACTTCGCCGGCGAAGCCGCCGACCTGCTCTACCACCTCATCGTGCTCCTGCGCGTGAAGAAGCTGCGCCTGGCCGACGCCATCGCCGTCCTCGAGAAGCGTCACGCCCCGAAGAAGTGA
- the hisF gene encoding imidazole glycerol phosphate synthase subunit HisF: MLARRIIPCLDVRDGRVVKGTQFRDHEDVGDIIELASRYRDEGADELVFYDITASSDGRTVSTEWVTRVAKVLDIPFCVAGGIRSLDGAREILHGGADKISINSPALENPALIGELAREFGSQCVVVGIDSRTEDGDYFVKQYTGDPTKTRATRWRTLDWAVEAQKLGAGEVVLNCMNQDGVRRGYDLVQLKALRALLHIPLVASGGAGEISHFNDVFRIAGVDGALAASVFHKGVIAIPKLKEQLIADGIPIRP; encoded by the coding sequence ATGTTAGCCCGCCGCATCATTCCCTGCCTCGACGTCCGCGACGGTCGCGTCGTCAAGGGCACGCAGTTCCGCGACCACGAGGACGTGGGCGACATCATCGAGCTGGCCTCGCGCTACCGCGACGAGGGCGCCGACGAGCTGGTGTTCTACGACATCACCGCCAGCAGCGACGGCCGCACGGTCTCGACCGAGTGGGTCACGCGCGTGGCCAAGGTCCTCGACATCCCCTTCTGCGTGGCCGGTGGCATCCGGTCGCTCGACGGTGCCCGGGAGATCCTCCATGGCGGCGCGGACAAGATCTCCATCAACTCCCCCGCCCTCGAAAACCCCGCCCTCATCGGCGAGCTGGCCCGCGAGTTCGGCTCGCAATGTGTGGTCGTCGGCATCGACAGCCGCACGGAAGACGGTGACTACTTCGTGAAACAATACACCGGCGACCCGACCAAGACGCGCGCCACCCGCTGGCGCACGCTCGACTGGGCCGTCGAGGCGCAGAAGCTCGGCGCCGGCGAGGTCGTGCTCAACTGCATGAACCAGGACGGCGTGCGCCGCGGCTACGACCTTGTGCAGCTGAAGGCCCTGCGTGCCCTGCTGCACATTCCGCTCGTGGCCTCCGGGGGTGCCGGCGAGATCAGCCACTTCAATGATGTGTTCCGGATTGCCGGCGTGGACGGTGCGCTGGCCGCCTCCGTCTTCCACAAGGGCGTCATCGCCATTCCCAAGCTCAAGGAACAGCTCATCGCCGACGGCATCCCGATCCGACCATGA
- the hisA gene encoding 1-(5-phosphoribosyl)-5-[(5-phosphoribosylamino)methylideneamino]imidazole-4-carboxamide isomerase: MIYPAIDLRGGRVVRLTEGKFDQEKSYGDDPLAVAKEFAAAGATWLHVVDLDGAKDPTKRQTPLVEKIARGSGLRMQTGGGIREEAQIAALLAAGAQRVIVGSVAVKQPALVHDWLRTFDPEKIILSPDVRLDAAGVPRVAAAGWQESTGVALDDFLNGFLASGLKHILCTDISRDGKLTGPNTALYASLVQKFPSLQIQASGGVSSLDDLRGLKPTGSSGVIVGRALYEKKFNLQQALAC; this comes from the coding sequence ATCATCTACCCCGCCATCGACCTTCGCGGTGGGCGCGTGGTGCGCCTGACCGAGGGGAAATTCGACCAGGAGAAATCCTACGGCGACGACCCGCTCGCGGTCGCAAAGGAGTTCGCCGCGGCCGGCGCCACCTGGTTGCACGTCGTGGATCTCGACGGCGCCAAGGATCCGACCAAACGCCAGACCCCGCTTGTCGAAAAGATCGCCCGCGGCAGTGGCCTGCGCATGCAAACCGGCGGCGGTATCCGCGAGGAAGCCCAGATCGCCGCGCTGCTAGCCGCCGGCGCCCAGCGCGTGATCGTCGGCAGCGTCGCCGTGAAGCAACCGGCGCTCGTTCACGACTGGCTGCGAACGTTCGACCCCGAGAAAATCATCCTGTCGCCCGACGTCCGTCTCGACGCGGCCGGCGTGCCGCGCGTGGCCGCCGCCGGCTGGCAGGAGAGCACGGGCGTCGCGCTCGACGATTTCCTGAACGGCTTCCTCGCCTCCGGCCTGAAGCACATCCTGTGCACCGACATCAGCCGCGACGGCAAGCTGACGGGACCGAACACCGCGCTCTACGCCTCGCTCGTGCAGAAATTTCCCTCGCTTCAGATCCAGGCCTCGGGCGGCGTGTCGTCGCTCGACGACCTCCGCGGCCTCAAGCCGACCGGCAGCTCCGGCGTCATCGTCGGACGCGCGCTCTACGAGAAAAAATTCAACCTGCAACAGGCTTTGGCCTGCTGA
- the hisH gene encoding imidazole glycerol phosphate synthase subunit HisH, whose translation MLAIVDSGGANIASVRFALERLGVQSELTADPAVIRAAERVILPGVGSASEGMKRLRAKGLVDCVRGLTQPVLGVCLGMQLLFEESEEDGGVETLGLIPGKVALLPNSPGITVPHMGWNTLLTGRKPALLDGVEPEARFYFVHSYAAPVNAFTVASCTHGTPFTAIVQRGNFSGAQFHPERSGPAGARLLQNFVEGRV comes from the coding sequence ATGCTCGCCATCGTCGACAGCGGCGGCGCCAACATCGCCTCGGTGCGCTTCGCGCTCGAGCGGCTTGGCGTCCAAAGCGAACTCACGGCCGACCCCGCGGTCATCCGCGCGGCGGAGCGCGTCATCTTGCCCGGTGTCGGCTCGGCCTCCGAGGGCATGAAACGCCTGCGCGCCAAGGGGCTGGTCGATTGCGTCCGTGGACTCACCCAGCCGGTGCTCGGCGTCTGCCTGGGCATGCAGCTCCTGTTCGAGGAGTCCGAAGAAGACGGTGGCGTGGAGACGCTCGGCCTCATCCCGGGCAAAGTCGCGCTGCTCCCGAATTCGCCCGGCATCACCGTGCCGCACATGGGCTGGAACACGCTCCTCACCGGCCGCAAGCCCGCCCTGCTCGACGGCGTCGAGCCCGAGGCGCGATTTTATTTCGTGCACAGCTACGCCGCCCCGGTGAACGCCTTCACCGTCGCCAGCTGCACCCATGGCACGCCGTTCACCGCCATCGTCCAGCGCGGCAACTTCTCCGGCGCCCAGTTCCACCCGGAGCGCTCCGGCCCCGCCGGCGCGCGCCTGCTCCAGAATTTCGTGGAGGGCCGCGTATGA
- the hisB gene encoding bifunctional histidinol-phosphatase/imidazoleglycerol-phosphate dehydratase HisB: MSKKILFIDRDGTLITEPADFQIDCLDKFALEPDCIAALQRLRDAGWTFVMVTNQDGLGTPSFREEEFRPLQNLLLQILQSQGIAFEAVRVCPHTVADRCDCRKPKVGLVLDYLKDTSWSREESYVIGDRDTDVQLAQNLGVRGLRYNPKTLGWTEIARQIADAPRRAVIARQTKETKISVSVDLDAVAPAKFATGLGFFDHMLDQIARNAGISLVITCAGDLHIDEHHTVEDVGLALGAALKQALGDKRGIGRYGFTMPMDEAKAEVAIDLSGRPYFVFEANFPRENVGQLPTELVPHFFQSLATTLGATLHMSVKGDNTHHMIEALFKGFGRALRPAVARGAGSEIPSTKGVL, from the coding sequence GTGTCTAAGAAAATCCTCTTCATCGACCGTGATGGCACGCTCATCACCGAGCCCGCCGACTTCCAGATCGACTGCCTCGACAAGTTCGCGCTCGAACCCGACTGCATCGCCGCGCTCCAGCGCCTGCGCGACGCCGGCTGGACCTTTGTCATGGTCACCAACCAGGACGGCCTCGGCACCCCGAGCTTCCGCGAGGAGGAATTTCGCCCGCTGCAAAACCTCCTGCTCCAAATTCTGCAGTCCCAGGGCATCGCCTTCGAGGCCGTGCGCGTGTGCCCACACACCGTCGCCGACCGCTGCGACTGTCGGAAGCCCAAGGTCGGGCTCGTGCTCGACTACCTGAAGGACACGTCCTGGTCGCGCGAAGAGTCCTACGTCATCGGCGACCGCGATACTGACGTGCAGTTGGCGCAAAATCTCGGTGTGCGCGGCCTGCGCTACAATCCGAAGACCCTCGGCTGGACCGAAATCGCCCGCCAGATCGCCGACGCCCCGCGCCGCGCCGTGATCGCCCGCCAGACGAAGGAGACGAAAATTTCCGTGAGCGTGGACCTCGACGCCGTCGCACCGGCGAAATTCGCCACCGGACTCGGGTTCTTCGACCACATGCTCGACCAGATCGCCCGCAATGCGGGCATCAGCCTGGTCATCACCTGCGCGGGCGACCTGCACATCGACGAGCACCACACGGTCGAGGACGTCGGCCTCGCGCTCGGCGCGGCGCTCAAGCAGGCGCTCGGTGACAAGCGCGGCATCGGCCGCTACGGCTTCACGATGCCGATGGACGAGGCCAAGGCCGAGGTGGCGATCGACCTCAGCGGCCGGCCCTACTTCGTGTTCGAGGCGAACTTCCCGCGCGAGAACGTCGGGCAGTTGCCGACCGAGCTCGTGCCGCACTTCTTCCAGTCGCTCGCGACCACGCTCGGGGCGACGCTCCACATGTCCGTGAAAGGCGACAACACCCACCACATGATCGAGGCCCTCTTCAAGGGCTTCGGCCGCGCGCTGCGACCCGCCGTCGCCCGTGGTGCCGGCAGCGAAATCCCCAGCACGAAAGGAGTGCTCTGA
- the hisC gene encoding histidinol-phosphate transaminase: MSPVDSVLQLVRPDILALAPYSSARKEAKGGRVWLDANENPETPSAHKPLLNRYPEPQPADLVATLAALYGVSPAQCLVTRGSDEGIDLLLRTFCRAGQDAILFTPPTYGMYVVAAGIQGARCLTVPLIREQNFALDTAAVLKAVTPEVKLVFLCSPNNPTGGLLDRAEVLSVVKTLATRAVVVVDEAYVDFSGQPSLAAEIGANPNLVILRTLSKAFGLAGARVGTTIADPAVIAVLQKVLAPYPVPTPVLQAALAALSPNGLAASRESVAAIVAERARLAAALAKLPAVKRVWPSDANYLLVEVADSAKTMAAGRAAGVIWRDRSKDVPNTVRITVGTAAENQATLEVMSRV, translated from the coding sequence ATGAGCCCCGTCGACTCCGTTCTCCAACTCGTCCGTCCCGACATTCTCGCGCTCGCGCCCTACAGCTCCGCGCGCAAGGAGGCCAAGGGCGGTCGTGTCTGGCTCGACGCCAACGAGAACCCCGAGACGCCTTCCGCGCACAAGCCGCTCCTCAACCGCTACCCGGAGCCGCAGCCGGCCGACCTCGTCGCCACGCTCGCCGCGCTCTACGGCGTGTCGCCGGCGCAGTGTCTGGTCACCCGCGGTTCCGATGAAGGCATCGATCTTCTTCTGCGCACCTTCTGCCGCGCCGGGCAGGACGCCATTCTCTTCACGCCCCCGACCTACGGCATGTATGTCGTCGCCGCCGGCATCCAGGGCGCGCGCTGCCTTACGGTGCCGCTGATCCGCGAACAAAATTTCGCGCTCGATACCGCCGCCGTGCTCAAGGCCGTCACGCCGGAGGTGAAGCTCGTCTTCCTCTGCTCGCCCAACAACCCGACCGGCGGCCTGCTCGACCGCGCTGAGGTGCTGTCGGTCGTCAAGACGCTCGCCACCCGCGCCGTGGTCGTGGTCGATGAGGCCTACGTGGACTTTTCCGGTCAGCCGAGTCTCGCGGCCGAGATCGGGGCGAATCCCAACCTCGTCATCCTGCGCACGCTCTCCAAGGCGTTTGGCCTCGCCGGCGCCCGCGTCGGCACGACCATCGCCGACCCGGCGGTCATCGCCGTGCTGCAGAAGGTCCTCGCCCCCTACCCGGTCCCCACGCCCGTGCTGCAGGCGGCGCTGGCGGCGCTTTCGCCGAACGGCCTGGCCGCTTCGCGCGAGTCCGTCGCCGCCATCGTGGCCGAGCGCGCCAGGCTCGCCGCTGCGCTGGCGAAACTGCCCGCCGTGAAGCGCGTCTGGCCGAGCGACGCCAACTACCTGCTCGTTGAGGTCGCCGACTCCGCGAAGACCATGGCCGCCGGCCGCGCCGCCGGCGTCATCTGGCGCGACCGCAGCAAGGATGTCCCGAACACCGTCCGCATCACCGTCGGCACCGCCGCGGAAAACCAAGCCACCCTGGAGGTCATGTCCCGTGTCTAA
- the hisD gene encoding histidinol dehydrogenase has translation MKPVVWKSLTASARTAALQRPAQKAQKRTAVIVAGLLALVRRGGDRALRNITAKFDGAKLTSLRVSEAEFAAAEMALSPADRAALRRAYANIRKFHLAQRPKSVRVETMRGIVCEKVSRPIERVGLYVPGGSAPLFSTALMLGVPSQIAGSPVRVLCTPPGRDGKISPWILVAARLCGITEVFKLGGAQAIAAMAYGTESVPKCDKLFGPGNSFVTEAKLQVSRDDAAIDLPAGPSEVMVIADASADPAFIAADLLSQAEHGPDSQVVLVSFSAKIAARVQAELAAQLAVLPRGAIATEALKKSRVLLAASPAEAVEIANRYAPEHLILQVKNPRALLPQISTSGSVFLGAWTPESLGDYASGTNHVLPTYGWARACSGLGLADFQRTMTVQEASPRGLKQLGPVVERLATAENLIAHRRAVTVRLQKLAR, from the coding sequence ATGAAACCCGTCGTCTGGAAATCCCTAACCGCCTCCGCCCGCACCGCCGCGCTCCAACGCCCGGCGCAGAAGGCGCAGAAGCGGACCGCCGTCATCGTCGCGGGCCTCCTCGCCCTCGTCCGCCGCGGCGGGGACCGGGCCCTGCGGAATATCACAGCGAAGTTTGACGGCGCGAAACTTACTTCGCTGCGCGTGAGCGAGGCCGAATTTGCCGCAGCGGAAATGGCGCTCAGTCCCGCCGACCGCGCCGCCCTGCGCCGCGCCTACGCCAACATCCGCAAGTTCCACCTCGCCCAGCGCCCGAAGTCCGTCCGCGTCGAGACCATGCGCGGTATCGTCTGCGAGAAAGTCTCGCGACCCATCGAGCGCGTCGGCCTCTACGTCCCCGGTGGCAGCGCCCCGCTGTTCTCGACCGCGCTGATGCTCGGTGTGCCGTCGCAGATCGCGGGTTCGCCGGTGCGCGTGCTCTGCACCCCGCCGGGCCGCGACGGCAAGATCAGCCCGTGGATCCTCGTCGCCGCGCGTCTCTGTGGCATCACCGAGGTCTTCAAGCTCGGTGGCGCCCAGGCCATCGCGGCCATGGCCTACGGCACCGAGTCCGTCCCGAAATGCGACAAGCTCTTCGGCCCGGGCAACAGCTTCGTTACCGAGGCCAAGCTCCAGGTCTCGCGCGACGACGCCGCCATCGACCTGCCGGCCGGTCCGTCCGAGGTCATGGTCATCGCCGACGCCTCGGCCGACCCGGCCTTCATCGCCGCCGACCTGCTCTCGCAGGCGGAGCACGGCCCCGACTCCCAAGTCGTGCTGGTTTCATTCTCCGCAAAAATCGCCGCCCGCGTGCAGGCCGAACTCGCCGCGCAACTCGCCGTGCTGCCGCGCGGCGCCATTGCCACCGAGGCCCTGAAGAAAAGCCGCGTCCTTCTCGCCGCTTCGCCGGCCGAGGCGGTCGAAATCGCCAACCGCTACGCGCCCGAACACCTCATCCTTCAGGTGAAGAACCCGCGCGCCCTGCTCCCGCAGATCTCCACTTCCGGTTCCGTCTTTCTCGGCGCATGGACGCCCGAGTCGCTCGGCGACTACGCCAGCGGGACCAATCACGTGTTGCCCACCTACGGCTGGGCGCGCGCCTGCTCCGGCCTCGGGCTCGCGGATTTCCAGCGCACCATGACCGTGCAGGAAGCCAGCCCCCGCGGTCTTAAGCAGCTCGGCCCCGTGGTCGAACGCCTCGCCACCGCCGAAAACCTGATCGCCCACCGCCGGGCCGTGACCGTCCGCCTTCAAAAACTCGCCCGATGA
- the hisG gene encoding ATP phosphoribosyltransferase, translated as MPPANLPKDRLRLAVQKSGRLHTDSMDLLKACGIKIKSPKEKLLLHADNFPLDLLFVRDDDIPQLVMDGVCDLGIVGQNVLEESALERGTANAYVSERVLDFGGCRLAIALPEERPYASVKDLAGLRIATSYPQLTKRYLAQQGVSADVVTLSGSVEIAPRLGLADVICDLVSSGSTLEANKLRAVETIFKSTAALIRNARPLNAEKAHALEIILRRLDGVQKAAGTKYIMLHAPKANLAAIKALLPGSENPTVLPLAGDDSKVALHAVCSEDVFWETMDALKKAGASSILVLPIEKMML; from the coding sequence ATGCCTCCCGCCAATCTGCCCAAAGACCGCCTCCGCCTCGCCGTGCAAAAGAGCGGCCGCCTCCACACCGATTCCATGGACCTGCTCAAGGCCTGCGGCATCAAGATCAAGTCGCCCAAGGAGAAGCTCCTCCTCCACGCCGACAACTTCCCGCTCGATCTGCTCTTCGTCCGCGATGATGACATCCCGCAGCTCGTCATGGACGGCGTCTGCGACCTCGGCATCGTTGGCCAGAACGTCCTCGAGGAGTCCGCCCTCGAGCGCGGCACGGCCAACGCCTACGTGTCCGAGCGCGTGCTCGACTTCGGCGGCTGCCGCCTCGCCATCGCCCTCCCTGAGGAGCGCCCCTACGCGAGCGTCAAGGACCTCGCCGGCCTCCGCATCGCAACTTCCTACCCGCAGCTGACCAAGCGCTACCTCGCGCAACAGGGCGTGTCAGCCGACGTCGTCACCCTCAGCGGCTCCGTCGAGATCGCCCCGCGCCTCGGCCTCGCCGATGTCATCTGCGACCTCGTCTCCAGCGGCTCCACCCTCGAGGCCAACAAGCTCCGCGCGGTCGAGACGATCTTCAAGAGCACCGCCGCCCTCATCCGCAACGCCCGTCCCCTCAACGCCGAGAAGGCCCACGCGCTCGAGATCATCCTCCGCCGCCTCGACGGCGTGCAGAAGGCCGCCGGCACGAAATACATCATGCTCCACGCCCCGAAGGCCAACCTCGCCGCCATCAAGGCCCTCCTCCCCGGCTCGGAGAACCCCACCGTCCTGCCGCTCGCCGGCGACGATTCCAAGGTCGCGCTCCACGCTGTCTGCTCTGAGGACGTCTTCTGGGAAACCATGGACGCCCTCAAGAAAGCCGGCGCGAGCAGCATCCTCGTCCTCCCGATCGAGAAGATGATGCTCTGA